A single genomic interval of Candidatus Melainabacteria bacterium RIFOXYA2_FULL_32_9 harbors:
- a CDS encoding UDP-N-acetylglucosamine 2-epimerase: MEKIRVLTVFGTRPEAIKMAPVVMELNNNPDIFESIVCVTAQHREMLDQVLELFKIKPDFDLNIMKPNQNLWNLTADVLLQMKEVYEKSKPHVVLVHGDTTTTLAASLSAFYAKIPIGHVEAGLRTFNKYYPFPEEINRVVADAVSSFYFAPTSRSADVLVNSGVDKDKTYMTGNTVIDALLYTVNNHQVDLSGLNLNKSLKTILLTSHRRENFGKPLENICKAVQILVKNNPDIQVVYPVHLNPNVRNTVFSMLDNIDRVRLIEPLDYAPFANLIKESHIILTDSGGIQEEAPSLGKPVLVLRDETERPEAIEYGTVKLVGSDTDKIVNTVQGLLDSQEQYNKMSSAVNPYGDGLASKRIIDALKENKDFLLSQYS; the protein is encoded by the coding sequence TTGGAAAAGATTAGAGTTTTAACAGTATTTGGAACACGACCAGAAGCCATAAAAATGGCTCCGGTTGTGATGGAGCTTAATAATAATCCTGATATTTTTGAGTCAATAGTTTGCGTAACAGCTCAGCATAGAGAAATGCTGGATCAGGTTCTTGAATTATTTAAGATTAAGCCTGATTTTGATTTGAATATAATGAAACCTAATCAAAATTTATGGAATTTAACAGCTGATGTTCTGCTTCAGATGAAAGAAGTATATGAGAAATCTAAGCCTCATGTGGTGTTGGTACATGGTGATACTACAACAACCCTTGCAGCAAGTCTGTCTGCTTTTTATGCAAAAATTCCTATAGGGCATGTTGAAGCAGGGCTTAGAACTTTTAATAAATACTATCCGTTTCCCGAAGAAATTAATCGTGTAGTTGCTGATGCTGTTTCATCCTTTTATTTTGCACCTACTAGTAGATCAGCGGATGTTTTGGTAAATTCCGGAGTAGATAAAGATAAGACTTATATGACAGGAAATACCGTTATAGATGCTCTTTTATATACTGTAAATAATCATCAAGTAGATTTATCAGGATTAAACCTGAATAAAAGCCTAAAAACAATTCTTTTGACTTCACATAGAAGAGAAAATTTTGGTAAACCTCTTGAAAATATATGTAAAGCAGTACAAATATTAGTTAAAAATAATCCTGATATTCAGGTTGTTTATCCGGTTCATTTGAATCCAAATGTAAGAAATACTGTATTTTCAATGCTGGACAATATTGATAGGGTTAGATTAATCGAGCCTCTTGATTATGCACCATTTGCGAATTTAATTAAAGAATCACATATTATTCTTACAGATTCTGGAGGTATTCAAGAAGAAGCCCCATCTCTTGGAAAACCTGTTTTGGTTTTAAGAGATGAAACTGAAAGACCTGAAGCCATTGAATATGGAACTGTTAAGCTTGTGGGATCTGATACGGATAAAATTGTTAACACTGTTCAGGGCCTTCTTGATTCACAAGAACAGTATAATAAAATGTCTTCAGCGGTAAATCCTTACGGCGATGGATTAGCATCAAAAAGAATTATTGATGCGTTAAAAGAGAATAAGGATTTTCTGTTAAGTCAGTATTCGTAG
- a CDS encoding cytochrome C551, whose protein sequence is MAFEDLTLQCVECGGNFEFTAGEQEFYQTKSLVNTPKRCPQCRNNRKNMNRRPQKNCTT, encoded by the coding sequence ATGGCATTCGAAGATCTTACTTTACAGTGCGTAGAATGCGGTGGTAATTTTGAATTTACTGCAGGTGAACAAGAATTTTATCAAACAAAAAGCCTTGTAAACACACCAAAACGTTGTCCACAATGTCGTAATAACAGAAAAAATATGAACAGAAGACCCCAGAAAAATTGTACGACATAA